The following nucleotide sequence is from Firmicutes bacterium ASF500.
AGGAGCTGGCCTGCAAGACCTTTGGGGCGGAGATTGAGAACGGCGTGGTCACCCTGCCCGGGGTGGTCAGCCGGAAGAAGCAGATGGTGCCCAGCCTCATCAACGCCATCAAGCTGGAACAGGAGTGAGCGGAATGCGAAGTGTGAATACCCCCCTCATCGAGGGCTGTGTGGACTCCTACGCCTCCTGCGCGGCGGCGTACCGGGGCGGGGCGGACCGGCTGGAGCTGTGCGCCAATCTGGCCATCGGCGGCACCACGCCGTCGGCGAGCCTGTTCTGTCAGGTCCGGCGGGACTTCCCCATCCCTGTCAACGTTCTCATCCGCCCCCGATTCGGTGACTTCCTCTATTCCCGGGAGGAGCTGGAGGAGATGGCGGAGGAGATCCGCCGGTTCCGGGAGCTGGGGGCCAACGGGGTGGTCATCGGCGCGCTGACCCCCGATGGGGAGCTGGACCGGTCCGCGATGGCCCGCCTGATGGACCAGGCCGGCGGGATGGAGGTTACCCTCCACCGGGCTTTCGACATGACCCGGGACCCTCTGGAGGCCCTGGAGGCGGCGGTGGAGCTGGGGTGCCGCACCATCCTCACCTCCGGCCAGGCCCAGAGTGCGGCGGAAGGCTGTCAGGTCCTGAGCCAGGTCCTCACCCAGGCGGCGGGCCGGATCGACATTATGGCCGGCTGCGGGGTGAAGCAGGGGAATATCCCCGCCATCCATCGGGAGACCGGAATCCGGGTCTTCCACACCACCGGCCGGCGGGGCCCGGTGGACAGCGGGATGCGCTACCGCAAGGCGGGGGTGTCCATGGGACTGCCCTCTCTGTCGGAGTATGAGCTGTGGCGCACCGACGAGGAGGAGCTCCGGGCCTGCGCCCGGCTGGTCCACGCCCTGCCCGGCTGACCCTCCAGACACAGCCCCGGCGGCTGGGGCATAAGATAGTTCAGCACCATCTGAAAGGAGGCTGCTGGAACTATCGTTCCCAGCGATGACATATGAACCCCAACACATATTATTATTTTGACGCCCCCGCGGGCCGGTCCGGCAGGGAGGCGGTGATCCCTCTGCCCAACGTGGGGGAGGGCGGACCCGTCTACCCCGGTCCCGGCGGGGAGGCTGTGGTCCCCCTGCCCAACCCCGGCGAGGGCGGGCCGGTCTACCCCGGTCCCGGCGGCGACGCGGTAATCCCTCTGCCCAACCCGGGGGAGGGCGGACCGGTCTATCCCGGCCCCGGCGGCGACGCGGTGATTCCCCTGCCCAACCCCGGCGAGGGCGGACCGGTCTACCCGGGGGACGGCCCCATCTGGGTCTGCCCCGGCTGCTCCGCCGCCCCTGTGCCGCCGATTGTTCAGAGCGGCACGTCCAGGGTGCGCGTCCTCAACGCAGCCTATGGCTACTCCGCCTTCCGTATCAGCGTGGGGGGCAGGCGGTTTGTCAACCGGCTGAACTACGCCAGGGTCACCGGCTACGGCTGGGTCCCCTCCGGTTATCAGACGGTGACGGTTACCGGGATGAACGGCTATATCTATCTGCAAAAGTCCATGCCATTCCAGACCAACGGGCTGACCACCATCGCCATCGTCAACACCGCCGGCGGCATCGACCTGGTGCAGATCGCCGACCGGTGCTGTCCCCCCTCTAACGGCTGGTCCAGCTTCCGGGTGGGCAATCTGGCCTATAACAGCGGTCCGCTGGACGTGGTCATGAGCGACGGCCGGGTGGTCTACAGCGACCTGCGGTACAAGGAGGTGGGGGTCTTCAAGCGCATCATGCCCGGGACCTACCAGTTCTTCTACGCCGATACCAATTTCGCCCCCATGTCCCCCTCCATGGGCATCGAGTCGATGGACCCCGCGTGGCTGGGCGTCTACCCGCCCTATGAGACCTTCGGCTCCCTGTCGCTCAATGTGAACAGCGGGGAGATTTACAACATCTACCTGCTCCAAAATGGAGCCGGACGCAACAACATCCAAAATCTGATCCTGGTGGACCGGTAACAGGCCCGCAGGCAGGGCAAGGCCCCCGGCGTAAGCCGGGGGCCCTGTGTTACAGCGCGTTCAGACACTTCTGCACCTGCTCCCGCAGGGCCTGGTCGGCCTGGACCAGACATCTGCAAACGGCAAAAAAACCGCCTGCGTAGGGGCTGTCATCCCGGTCCAGCCCGGCGGACATCAGGTCCACAGCGTTGATGATGCTGGAAATGTGGTTGGCCGCAGCGTCTAAATCAAGTAATTCTTCCCGTAAACCCATAAGGTCCTCCTTGATTTTTACCCGGCGTTGTGGCATAATCAGATTTGCCATTCCTCCGGGTGTGGTTGTAGAGTGTTGGTGTTGCTTGCTAGGCTGGCCAGCACTCTATTTTTATTCGCCCAGTTCTTCGTTGATTTTCTCGTTGAGCCATTTGACCTTGGAGATGTTTTTTTCTTTCAGCTTTTCTTCAAAGTGTTCCATTTTTTCTTTGTCTACCTCAACGGCAAACGCTTTGATTTTTTTTCGCCGGTCTCTGAAATACTGGGCTCTGCTTTCACGGGGCAAACCTTCACCTCCTTGTTTTGCGAAACCAGTATAGCGCGGTTTCATGAAACTGTCAAGAGAAAAAATGGCCCCCGGCGCGGAGGCGCTGAGGCAGAATCCCTGTAGGGGCGGATATCATCCGCCCGCGGGTGCGTACTATGCGTCCCCGCATGGTTTTCTGCTTCAACGCCCCATAGCCAGGGGCCGTCTGTTTAAATCTTGGTGATGTCGATGGGGGTCAGGTCTTCACTGCGGCTCTGCTGCCGGACGGTGAGCAGGGCCCGGGCGGTGTCCACCGAGGTGACACAGCCCACCCCGTGCTCCACGGCGGAGCGGCGGATACGGAAGCCGTCGCTGTCGTGCTTGCGGCCCCGGGTGGGGGTGTTGATGATGAGGTCCACGGTGCCGGACGCGATCATGTCCAGAATGTTGGGGTGGGCCTGGGACACCCGGTTGACGCTCTTGCAGGCGATGCCCGCCCCGGTGAGGGTCTGGCAGGTGCCGGCGGTGGCAAGCAGCTCCACACCCATCTCCTCAAAACCCCGGGCGATGGCGATGATCTCGCCCTTGTCCTCGTCTTTCACGGTGACGATAATCCGGCCGCCCTTCTTGGGGGCCCGCATCCCGGAGCCCTTGAAGGCCTTGAGCAGGGCCTGGGGATAGGTCTCGGCCAGACCCAGTACCTCGCCGGTGGACTTCATCTCCGGGCCAAGGCCGGTGTCCACGTCGGTGAGCTTCTCGAAGGAGAACACCGGGGCCTTGACGGCGTAGTAGTCGGCCTCCTTATAGATACCGGCGCCGTACTCCAGGTCCTTCAGCTTGGCCCCCAGCATGACCTTGGTAGCCAGGTCGATGATGGGCACGCCGGTGACCTTGGAGATATAGGGAATGGTCCGGGAGGACCGGGGGTTGACCTCAATCACATAGATGTCGTCGTCGTAGAGGATATACTGGGCGTTGATGAGGCCCACCACCCCCAGGTGCTTTGCCATGTTCTTGGTGTGCTTGAGGATGAGCTCCCGGTGCTTGTCCTCCAGGTGGAGGGGGGGATAGACGGCGATGGAGTCCCCGGAGTGGACCCCGGCCCGCTCCACGTGCTCCATGATGCCGGGGATGAGGATATCCTCCCCGTCGAACACGCCGTCCACCTCCAGCTCCCGGCCCATGAGGTACTTGTCCACCAGGATGGGGTGCTCCTGGACGGTCATGTTGATGATCTTCATGAACTCCTCAATGTTCCGGTCGGTGTAGGCGATCTCCATGCCCTGACCGCCCAGCACGTAGGAGGGACGGACCAGCACGGGGTAGCCCAGCTCGTGGGCGGCGTCCAGCGCCTCCTGGGTGGTAAAGACGGTCCGTCCCTTGGCCCGGGGGATGCCGCACTTGGACAAAATCTCGTCGAACCGCTCCCGGTCCTCGGCGGCGTCCACGCCGTCGGAGGAGGTGCCCAGGATGCGCACCCCCATGTCGGTGAGGGCCTTGGCCAGCTTGATGGCCGTCTGCCCGCCGAACTGGACCACCGCGCCCCAGGGCTTTTCCTGTTCCACGATGTTCTGTACGTCCTCGGCGGTGAGGGGCTCGAAGTACAGCTTGTCGGCCACGTCGAAGTCGGTGGAGACGGTCTCCGGGTTGTTGTTGACGATGATGGTCTCACAGCCCAGCTTCCGCAGGGCCCAGACGGAGTGGACGGAGCAGTAGTCAAACTCGATGCCCTGTCCGATGCGGATGGGGCCGGAGCCCAGCACCAGGACCTTCTTCCGGCCTGACCCGTCGTCCCGGGCCTCATTCTCCCCGTCGTAGGTGGAGTAGTAGTAGGGGGTCTCGGCGTCAAACTCGGCGGCGCAGGTGTCCACCATCTTAAAGGCGGGGATGATGTGATACTTCTCCCGCAGGGCCTTCACGTCGGCCTGAGCCATGCCGCACAGTGCGCCGATGTAGCTGTCGGCGAAGCACATCTCCTTGGCCCGCTTGAGGGTGTCCACGTCGGGTTCGCCCTTGCACCGTTTCAGCTCCTCCTCCATGTCGATGATCCGCTTGAAGGCGTCCAGGAACCAGATGTCCATCTTGGTGATGGAGTAAATCTTCTGGGGGGAGAAGCCCCGGCGCAGGGCCTCGGCCACCACGAACAGCCGCTCGTCGGTGACGTTCACCAGCAGCTCCTCGATCTCGTCGGTGTACAGCCCCTCCAGCTTGTCCAGCTTGAGGGCCCGGACGTTCAACTCCAGAGAGCGGATAGCTTTCATCACCGCACCCTCGAAGGAGTTGGCGATGGCCATCACCTCGCCGGTGGCCTTCATCTGGGTGCCCAGGGTGCGGCTGGCGGTGGTGAACTTGTCGAAGGGCAGACGGGGGATTTTCAGCACGCAGTAGTCAATGGTGGGCTCGAAGCAGGCCTTGGTCTTGCCGGTGACGGCGTTGGGGATCTCGTCCAGGGTGTAGCCCAGGGCCACCTTGGCGGCCACCTTGGCGATGGGGTAGCCGGTGGCCTTGGAGGCCAGGGCGGAGGAGCGGGACACCCGGGGGTTGACCTCGATG
It contains:
- the carB_2 gene encoding Carbamoyl-phosphate synthase large chain, which encodes MPKYTDVKKVLVLGSGPIVIGQAAEFDYAGTQACRALKEEGLEVVLVNSNPATIMTDKDIADHVYIEPLNIPSVTQVIEKERPDSILPTLGGQTGLNLAMALHENGTLEKYGVRLLGTSPESIRKAEDRQGFKDCMESIDQPCVTSLVVESVEDAISFAESIGYPVIVRPAYTLGGTGGGIAYDRASLEEISERGINLSRVGQVLIERCIAGWKEIEFEVMRDGAGNVITICSMENIDPVGVHTGDSIVVAPTQTLANREFQMLRSAALDIISALEIEGGCNVQFALNPDSFEYAVIEVNPRVSRSSALASKATGYPIAKVAAKVALGYTLDEIPNAVTGKTKACFEPTIDYCVLKIPRLPFDKFTTASRTLGTQMKATGEVMAIANSFEGAVMKAIRSLELNVRALKLDKLEGLYTDEIEELLVNVTDERLFVVAEALRRGFSPQKIYSITKMDIWFLDAFKRIIDMEEELKRCKGEPDVDTLKRAKEMCFADSYIGALCGMAQADVKALREKYHIIPAFKMVDTCAAEFDAETPYYYSTYDGENEARDDGSGRKKVLVLGSGPIRIGQGIEFDYCSVHSVWALRKLGCETIIVNNNPETVSTDFDVADKLYFEPLTAEDVQNIVEQEKPWGAVVQFGGQTAIKLAKALTDMGVRILGTSSDGVDAAEDRERFDEILSKCGIPRAKGRTVFTTQEALDAAHELGYPVLVRPSYVLGGQGMEIAYTDRNIEEFMKIINMTVQEHPILVDKYLMGRELEVDGVFDGEDILIPGIMEHVERAGVHSGDSIAVYPPLHLEDKHRELILKHTKNMAKHLGVVGLINAQYILYDDDIYVIEVNPRSSRTIPYISKVTGVPIIDLATKVMLGAKLKDLEYGAGIYKEADYYAVKAPVFSFEKLTDVDTGLGPEMKSTGEVLGLAETYPQALLKAFKGSGMRAPKKGGRIIVTVKDEDKGEIIAIARGFEEMGVELLATAGTCQTLTGAGIACKSVNRVSQAHPNILDMIASGTVDLIINTPTRGRKHDSDGFRIRRSAVEHGVGCVTSVDTARALLTVRQQSRSEDLTPIDITKI
- the cutC gene encoding Copper homeostasis protein CutC — translated: MRSVNTPLIEGCVDSYASCAAAYRGGADRLELCANLAIGGTTPSASLFCQVRRDFPIPVNVLIRPRFGDFLYSREELEEMAEEIRRFRELGANGVVIGALTPDGELDRSAMARLMDQAGGMEVTLHRAFDMTRDPLEALEAAVELGCRTILTSGQAQSAAEGCQVLSQVLTQAAGRIDIMAGCGVKQGNIPAIHRETGIRVFHTTGRRGPVDSGMRYRKAGVSMGLPSLSEYELWRTDEEELRACARLVHALPG